A region of Fusarium keratoplasticum isolate Fu6.1 chromosome 6, whole genome shotgun sequence DNA encodes the following proteins:
- a CDS encoding CAF1C-H4-bd domain-containing protein codes for MSKRTADADLGDAPLKGGDRPEKMDVDDNTKDMGEFEDEFEDEFESEDEILEAGVDGRPDAEREAEEKGKCGPDTGATTRNTFTNSFTTDAMDVDQDQGTFIVGRSKLEPGQTLAPDLTTYEMLHNLSTPWPCLSFDIVRDGLGDNRKAYPATMYTVAGTQAENAKASDNQIMVMKFSGLSKMDRGDEGSDSEDDDDEDSDPILESKSIPLNSTTNRIRAHQIPSQEAGRPGTTLTATMTESTNVFIHDITPHLASFDNPGTTITPQQNKPISTVRAHKSEGYALDWSPMIPGGKLLTGDNDGLIYVTTRTDGGGWVTDNRAFQGHLSSVEELQWSPSEQSVFASASSDGTIRVWDVRSKSRKPAITMQVSNVDVNVMSWSRQTSHLLASGADDGVWAVWDLRQWKASSDKPQPIASFNFHKEQITSVEWHPTDDSIVAVAAGDNTVTLWDLAVELDDEESKDTAGVKDVPPQLLFVHYLKDAKEVHWHPQITGSLVATGEEFSVFRTISV; via the coding sequence ATGTCGAAGCGAACCGCCGACGCcgatcttggcgatgcgcCCCTCAAGGGCGGCGACCGTCCTGAGAAGATGGACGTCGatgacaacaccaaggatatgggcgagtttgaggacgagtttgaggatgagtttgagagcgaggacgagattcttgaggctggtgttgatggaagaCCCGATGCTGAGcgcgaggctgaggagaagggtaAGTGTGGTCCTGATACTGGAGCTACTACGAGGAACACCTTCACTAACAGCTTCACCACAGACGCAATGGACGtcgaccaagaccaaggaacCTTTATCGTCGGCAGAAGCAAGCTCGAGCCCGGCCAGACCCTTGCTCCCGATCTGACCACCTACGAGATGCTGCACAACCTCAGCACCCCATGGCCCTGCCTCTCCTTCGATATTGTGCGCGACGGCCTCGGCGACAACCGCAAGGCCTACCCTGCCACCATGTACACCGTCGCTGGTACCCAGGCTGAGAACGCTAAGGCATCGGACAACCAgatcatggtgatgaagttTAGTGGATTGAGCAAGATGGACCGTGGCGATGAGGGTTCCGATTcggaggacgatgacgacgaggactcTGACCCTATCCTCGAGAGCAAGTCAATTCCTCTCAACTCGACCACCAACCGTATCCGCGCCCATCAGATCcccagccaagaagctggacgACCTGGAACTACACTCACCGCAACCATGACCGAGTCGACCAACGTCTTCATCCACGACATCACCCCTCACCTCGCCTCGTTCGACAACCCCGGAACCACCATCACCCCCCAGCAGAACAAGCCCATCTCTACCGTCCGCGCGCACAAGAGCGAGGGTTACGCCCTCGACTGGTCCCCCATGATCCCCGGCGGCAAGCTGCTGACCGGCGACAACGACGGCCTCATCTACGTGACGACTCGCACCGACGGAGGCGGCTGGGTCACGGACAACCGGGCCTTCCAGGGTCACCTGAGCAGcgtcgaggagctgcagTGGTCACCGTCGGAGCAATCCGTGTTTGCGTCCGCCTCGAGCGACGGCACCATCCGCGTGTGGGACGTCCGATCCAAGTCGCGCAAGCCCGCCATCACGATGCAGGTGTCCAACGTCGACGTCAACGTCATGTCGTGGTCCCGTCAGACGTCCCACCTGCTCGCCTCGGGCGCTGATGACGGAGTCTGGGCCGTGTGGGACCTCCGGCAGTGGAAGGCCAGCTCCGACAAGCCGCAGCCCATCGccagcttcaacttccaCAAGGAGCAGATCACCAGCGTCGAGTGGCATCCGACCGACGACTCCATCGTTGCCGTGGCCGCCGGCGACAACACGGTTACGCTGTGGGATCTGGCTGTCGAgctggatgacgaggagagcaaggacaCGGCTGGTGTCAAGGATGTGCCGCCTCAGCTGCTGTTTGTGCACTAcctcaaggacgccaaggagGTTCACTGGCACCCTCAGATCACGGGCAGCTTGGTGGCTACTGGAGAGGAGTTTAGCGTGTTCAGGACCATCAGCGTCTGA
- a CDS encoding Protein DOM34-like protein, producing the protein MKLVSRKVPKNLEEETVSLLPEDPEDMWHAYNLILPGDIIHAHAIRKVVTTSNTGSTASERVHTELAIKVKSTFFDPVISSLRVSGTVTAENPHVTLGSHHTLDLEVNRPFTIIKPDGWDSIAKATLQETLSDDKDGAVAAVVMQEGLANICLITQFRTVLKVRVESVIPKKRDLASDQDAGMRRFYEKTLSTLLRTMDFTQSRPLLLASPGFVAGDFKQYIANQGRDKADKVLTAVAKQATVVHANSGHVHSLNEVLKSPEVLAKMKDMKFARETQYVDQFFDMLKLDDGRAWYGTSAVEKAVNDGAVGPGGGVLLVNNSLFRSEDLATRKKYVAMVEKVRSDGGEARILSSDHESGQRLTMLGDIAAILNYPMLDLDDDDDADEHDADEHDKDTKQEMADSVI; encoded by the exons ATGAAGCTAGTCTCGCGCAAGGTCCCCAAGaatctcgaggaggagaccgtGTCTCTCCTCCCCGAGGATCCCGAAGATATG TGGCATGCATACAACCTCATCCTTCCTGGAGATATCATCCACGCTCACGCCATTCGCAAGGTCGTCACCACTTCCAACACGGGAAGCACGGCGTCTGAGCGCGTCCACACCGAGTTGGCCATCAAAGTCAAGTCCACGTTCTTTGATCCCGTCATCTCATCGCTCCGCGTCTCTGGCACTGTCACCGCCGAGAACCCCCATGTCACTCTGGGCTCCCATCACacgcttgaccttgaggtcAACCGCcccttcaccatcatcaagccagATGGCTGGGACTCGATCGCCAAAGCCACCCTCCAGGAGACCCTGTCGGATGACAAGGACGGCGCCGTAGCAGCCGTCGTCATGCAGGAAGGACTTGCCAACATCTGCCTCATCACCCAGTTCCGGACCGTCCTCAAGGTCCGTGTCGAGAGCGTGATCCCCAAGAAGCGTGATTTGGCGTCGGATCAGGATGCAGGTATGCGTCGCTTCTATGAGAAGACGCTGTCCACCCTCCTACGGACCATGGACTTTACGCAGTCTCGacctctgctgctggctAGTCCAGGCTTTGTGGCTGGTGACTTTAAGCAGTACATCGCCAACCAGGGACGAGAcaaggccgacaaggtcCTCACCGCCGTGGCCAAGCAGGCTACTGTGGTTCACGCCAACTCGGGCCATGTCCACAGTCTCAATGAGGTGCTCAAAAGCCCCGAGGTCCTTGCCAAGATGAAAGACATGAAATTTGCTCGTGAAACCCAGTACGTGGACCAATTCTTTGATATGCTCAAGCTGGATGACGGCCGCGCCTGGTACGGCACCTCGGCTGTCGAGAAAGCCGTCAACGATGGCGCAGTTGGGCCCGGCGGCGGTGTCCTGCTGGTCAACAACTCGCTGTTCCGCAGCGAGGATCTCGCCACTCGCAAGAAGTATGTTGCTATGGTTGAGAAAGTCCGGAgtgacggcggcgaggcaAGAATCCTGAGCAGTGACCATGAGAGCGGACAACGCTTGACCATGCTTGGTGATATCGCCGCTATTCTAAACTATCCgatgcttgatcttgacgacgacgacgacgctgatGAACATGACGCTGATGAACACGACAAGGATACTAAACAAGAGATGGCAGATAGTGTCATATAG
- a CDS encoding Thioredoxin domain-containing protein — MSVIELKSKAEFNELINKTPYVAIQAHATWCGPCKAISPFYAKHADALAIPDKYAFAKFDTDDVPDLAFELGVRSIPAFYFFKNGDKDESLVGPIPPKLKTLVEGYAAEAKGEAGEEKPAEEKKEDNTLKTDENF; from the coding sequence atgtctgtcatcgagctcaagagcaaggccgAGTTCAACGAACTCATCAACAAGACCCCCTACGTCGCTATCCAGGCCCACGCCACCTGGTGCGGCCCTTGCAAGGCCATCTCCCCCTTCTACGCCAAGCACGCcgacgccctcgccatccCCGACAAGTACGCCTTCGCCAAGTTCGACACCGATGACGTCCCCGACCTCGCCTTTGAGCTCGGCGTCCGCTCCATTCCCGCCTTCTACTTCTTCAAGAACGGTGACAAGGACGAGAGCCTGGTCGGCCCTATCCCCCCCAAGCTGAAGACCCTCGTCGAGGGCTACgctgccgaggccaagggtgaggccggcgaggagaagcccgccgaggagaagaaggaggacaaCACCCTCAAGACCGACGAGAACTTCTAA